TACCGCTTACTTTCTAGTGAGTCTCGAATTGAGAGCGGTCGCTTACGCTCTGGGCGGATCAGCCAGACCGAATGGGAACCTTTGGGGCATGCCATCAGCACCTTATCGCAGCTGAATGTTTACATCGACGATACGCCGGACATCAGCGTCACAGAGATGCGCTCCAAAGCCCGTCGCTTGCAAGCAGAGAACGGCAAACCTTTGGGACTCGTATTGATTGATTACTTGCAGCTAATGGAGGGTAGTGGTTCAGAGAACCGAGTGCAAGAGTTGTCGAAAGTAACTCGCGGCTTGAAGAGTCTAGCGCGGGAACTAGGTGTTCCAGTAATTGCTCTGTCTCAGTTAAGCCGAGGGGTGGAATCTCGTACTAACAAGCGACCTATGATGTCCGACCTGAGGGAGTCGGGGTCGATCGAGCAGGACGCGGATTTAATTATGATGATTTATCGGGATGAGTATTATAACCCAGACACGCCTGATCGCGGGGTTGCTGAGGTGATTATTACTAAGCATCGTAATGGCCCGGTGGGAACAGTAAAACTGCTATTTGAGCCGCAATTTACCTGTTTTCGCAACTTAGCTTCACCGAACCGTCCTTAAGGACAATTATTTAACTAGATTTAACCAATTTAACTATGGACTCTACCGTCGGGCATTTTGGCTCCTTTCAGGTTGGCGTTCATTAAATTCGTGCTACTGAGTTCGGCTCGAACCAAGTTGGCGTCGGTCAAATTGGCGTAACTTAAATCAGCTCTGGCTAAATAAGCATCAATTAAGTTGACATCAGTCAGATTGGCGTAACGAAGATTAGTGCGGCTCAAGTCAGCGCGGCTCAGCTTTGCGGCACTGAGATTGGCTTGCTCTAGTTGGGCCCGGCTCAGCTTCGTATCGGGCAAGATGGCGTTGTGCAGATTCGCTCCTGTCAAATCAACGTCACATAATATGGCTCGCTCCAGTTTGGCGTTAACCAGGTTTGCTCCTACTAATATCGCACCGCTAAGCTGGGCTTCTGTCAGGAAAGCGCCGTTAAGAATGGCCTCTGTGAGGTCTGCACCGCTCAGGTCAACTCCTCTTAACATAGCCTCGCTCAAGTTTGCGCCTCGGAGGTTGACTCTGGTTAAATCTGCACCCGTTAAGTTAACGCCCCTCAAGTCTGTTTTGGCTAAATTTGCGCCTCTTAAATTGGCTGTGTATTGACGATTTTCCTGGCGAAAATTTGCGCCTCGCAAGCAAGCCCCTGTGAGGTCAGCGCCGCTCAGGTTAGCGTTGCGTAAATCAGCGTCGATTAAGTTAGCGTCCAGTAAATTCGCTAAAGTAATGTCCGCACTGCGAAGATCAGCAGCTTGCAGGCTAGCGCCGTGGAGGTCGGTGTCCCTGAGGTTGGCTCGATGTAAATCTGCTTGGTTGAGGTTAGCACCACTTAACTTAGTGCCAATGAGATTGGCTCGGCTCAAATTGGCTCGGCTGAGATAAGCAAAAAGCAGTGAGGCTCCTTGTAAATCAGCTCTTGATAAGTTGATCCCAATTAAATCTGCACTGTTGAGATTGATGCCAGCCAAACTTAATCCGTTAAATTCAGTTTCACCCGCTGCATAGCGATCGATTAGTTCGTCAGCATTCATAGAAGATATATAAGATTTGGTGGGGGTTGAATTCCAGTTTTGCTAAAGTTATTGCTCTTGAAAAGCTTTATTGAAAAGATGATGTTTGTGGTGGCAGGGTGGAGGACAATTCGCAAGTTTGCTCTAAATCATTAGGCGATCGCTCAACAGTATTCTTGGAAGAATTTGAAGTGGAGAAAAACTGACAAGTACGCTCATCATCTGCTTCAACCATAGTGTGACCAGTAGTTAGAAGCGTTTCTTCGAAGTTGAGTTTAATCTTGGTTTGCTCAGATGGAAGTTGACCTGAGTAAATGGGTGATGGGATGGATGTAGCTAAGCTCAGTTGTTGCTGTCGTTGTATAAGGGGGTAAAAGGGTTTAACGCACTGAATAATCGCCCCTGCTGCCTGGTTGTATTCGGAGGAATCTTCTAGGCAACTAGCAATAATTTCTAGTCGGGATTCCAGAGTTGATAAAGTGTCGCACTGTTCTAGGAGTTGCTGCAATAAATCATCGAAGCCACAAGATTTGAGTGTAGACCAATCGGCAGTAGTAAAAGAAAACTTATGCTTAAGTACTGAAAAGAGTAAAATTTTGGCTCGAAGAGGATTGGTATATTTCATGATTTCGAGCCGCAACTCGAAGAGGTCATAAGCATTTTCTGCCTCTGTGGTTGTTTCTAGTGGTAGCTCCAGTGATAGTGATGAATGACAATCGGTTGGTTGCGTGAAGCTAACTTGACCTTGCTTATCTGAAGCTGCTGGAACTGAGTGAGTTGAGTAACAGTAGAGGGCTTCGAGAGCTTGGGTGAGAGTATCCGCAATTAAAAAATATTCTGCTTTTCGGTTTAAGGTATTAACAATATTGCTTAAAAGCAGTTTTAGATCTGCGATCGCAGGAGCCATTGCGTGCAACTCCTGAATTAAAACTTCTAGTGAAACTTGATTGAGATTATTTGGATCATTCTCCCAATGATTTCTACAAGCACAGAAAACTAGCTTTTTAATCCGAATCTGCTCTGGCTGGGTTTCTAGAAATGATGCAATTTGTATATAGGAAGTTAGTGCTGGAGAATTGGAGATTTCAGTTTGCTGAGGTTCATTAATTAAATTTGTTTGTTCAATTTGAGCAACTATCTGTGTACTATAGTCATTTGTTGCTAACTGAGTTGAGTCTGCCTGTTTAAAATATAGATTGCCAATTTGACCCAAGATGGTGTTGGCGACAAGAGTATATTCTGCCTGCCGATTCAGTGTTTTGATAACACTGTTAAGCACTAGATTAAGGCTTTCAAGAGTAGGAGCAATTTGTAGTAGTTCTTCGAGTAACTCTTGCAGGTTATATTGACTGAGGCGATCGCCGTCATTTTCCCAAATATTTTTACAAATATAAACTAAGATTTTTTTTATTCTAATTGAGTTTTTGTCTCGAGAAAACCTGTCAATAATTTGAGGGATTTGCTGCTGTTTTGAGGCGAGATTTGGCTTTGGTTGAGCCTCAGAATAAAGCTTCCTAATTTTCTGCAAAATAAGATTGGCAGTTAAGCTGTATTCAGCGGGTTTGCTCAAGCTACGGGCAACTTTATTAAGCTGAGAGTCTAGGTCAGGTAATTTAGGATAAAGCTGAATTAACTCTTGAATCAGAGTATTAAGCCTGTAAGACTTGAGTGTGTCTAAATCATTTTCCCAAGTGCGCTTGCAAATGTAAAAAATCAGCTTCCTAATTCGGGTGGAATTGGCGTGCTGTTCTAAGTCATGGGCGATCGCATGTATTAGTTCTGTATTTGCCATGCTACTTGGTTGGGGAAATACATCTAGGTGAATCAAGGCAACTTAAGGAAAAGTTTCGTAGAATTCTTTACTTTAAGCATGCCCAGTTACTTAGATGAACTTGGTATATCACTAAGAGATTAATTCGGCTCAGTTTCTGCTCTGGACTCGGACGAGCTAGAAATCCCTCAGTTTGGGCTGAATGTTAGCGCTTGACCCCTGACTTCTTTATTCAATTTTCCGGGGCCGCAAACGATTTTGCCTCCCACAATAGTGGTGATCGGTCAGCCTGTTAACTCCCAACCTTTAAAGGGACTCCAGCTTGGGCATTTCTAAGAAAAAGTAGCGCCTCCTTGGGCACAGGCACAACTGGCAGTAAATAAATCTTCCTTGTGTTCCAACCCCGGTTCGCGGAAGTGGACCTGTAGGTCAATCACTCCCGGCAACAAAGTGAGTCCTTGAGCGTCTAATATTTCCTGGCTCCCAGAGCTATCCATTGTATCTGAGAGGTCGGGTTCAATCTGAACATGTCCAAATATCGATTTTTATGTCAGAGTTTTACAAGCTCTCCCTGGTTCAGCGCAGTGTCAAACCCATTTATAGGTTTGAATTGATAGGCTGGTAGTCTGAGTAACTCTTATAACTCTTAACTGATACCGCTCTTTTCCTTGGTAACTAAACACCTATGACTCGTGTGCAGAATCAAGCGCCTGAAGAAAATACCCAACCACAAGTTGAAAATCCTTGGCTAGAGGGGTTCAAGACAATAGGGCTGAGTGTTGTTTTAGCTTTGGGAATTCGCACTTTCGTCGCTGAAGCACGCTATATCCCATCTGGGTCAATGCTGCCAACGCTACAAATCAACGATCGCCTCATTGTAGATAAACTTAGCTACCATTTCCAGAGCTTAGATAGAGGTGATATTGTCGTGTTCTCACCGACTCAAACCCTAGAAGATCAGGGCTTTAAGGATGCTTTCATCAAACGCATCATTGGTCTGCCGGGTGAGAAGGTGGAAGTCAAGGGAGGGCGAGTCTTTATTAATGATCAACCTCTGCGAGAAGATTACATTGAGGAGCAACCAAGCTACCAATGGGGGCCTGTGCAGGTAGCTTCTGACTCATATTTAGTGTTGGGCGATAACCGCAATAACAGCTACGACAGCCACTATTGGGGGTTTGTCCCTCGCGATCGCATTATTGGTCGAGCTGTGGTGCGCTTCTGGCCTCCCAACCGAGTTGGAGAGCTAGGGCAAGATCCAGCTTATGAACTCAAGCCTGCTCAATAACTCGTTAAGCACTAACGTACCAAGTTTGCACGATCTGCCCCAGCACCTCTTGACCGAGCCAAGGTGTATTAGTGGACAGGGATTTGAGAGACTGTCCGCTTACTACCCAAGGTTGGTTAGGGTTAAACAGAGTCAGTTCGGCAGGCTGACCGGATGCCACTGTCGCGATAGGCTGTTGCAAACACTTGGCTGGATTGCTACTGAGGGCTTGCCACAGTTCTAAAGCGCTCCATTCACCACTGGCGACAAAGCGTTGCCATAGCAGCGGCAGTGCCAGTTCTAAGCCGATCGCGCCTGGAGGAGCCTCGGCAAAAGCCACTGTTTTTTCTTCGTAGGTATAAGGAGTGTGATCAATGGCGATCGCATCTAACACGCCTTGCCTGAAGCCCTCAATTAAAGCGGCTTGATCCGCTGGGTTGCCTAGGGGAGGCTCTAGCCGTAAGTTGGGGTCGTAGCTTTGAATTGCCTGACTATGGAGCAGCAAATGCATCCAGGTGGTACTAGCTGTGATGGGTAAACCACGCTCTTTAGCCGCTTGAATTAACTCCACGCTCCGAGCTGTAGAAACTCGCATGATATGCACAGGGGTGCCGATCGCCGCAACGAGTTCTAAAAGCGCCGCGATCGCAGTGGTTTCGGCGATCGCAGGACTTCCAGGTAAGCCAAAGCGAATCGATTCTGGCCCCTCTCGCATCACCCCGTCACCCGCTAACTTCAGGTCGCAAGGCCAAAGTGCTACAGGCTTTTGTAGTGGTTTGAGATATTCCAAGAGTCGCCGCAGGAGTCCATAACTAGATAAGGCTCGACCATCGGCAAAACCCACAACGCCCGCTGCTGCTAGTTCGGCTAGCTCGGTCATTTGTTGTCCTTGCACCCCTAGCGTCAAAGCGCCCCATGCCTGCACCTGGACTGGAAGCTGAAATTGCCGTTTGTCCTCCAACCAGGCGAGTCCAGCCGGATTATCCAGGGCGGGAGTCGTATCCGGCAGGATATTTAGGCGTGTAAAGCCACCTGCGATCGCTGCTTGCTGTAAAGAACGTAGGGTTTCCCTGTCCTCAAATCCGGGTTCGCCAGAGTGGCTGTATAAATCGACTAACCCTGGCCCTAAGATCATGCCTCGGCTTTCTCGTACCTGAGTATTGGTGGGCCACTCAGAGATCGACTCTGCGATCGCCTCAATCTTGCCATCGACAATCAAGACATCTGCCACGCGATCGGTCATCGCAGCAGGATCTAAGACCCGGACTTGTTGGAGCAGTTCATTAGTCATGATGCCTTCGTACTTACAAAGCTCCTGCTGCCGTTTTGTCTAAAACTCCACCTGCTAGGTGAGACGTAATATTCATCGCTTGCAAGACAGGCTGACCTGCTGGGCCTTTGGGGTAGTCGATCACACTCACCGCACCATTCCCTTGCTTGAAGTTCCAGAAGTTTTCTGGCCCTAAGCCCACCACATGACACAAAATGGCCTTGTTGATGGCGTCATGAGCCACTACCAGTACAGTCTGAGGAGTAGGGGATGCAGCCGCTGTTTCGACAATGGCGTTCCAAGCTGCGATCGCCCGATCCCAAACCTGTTGCAGGTTCTCACCCTCAGGCATTTGCACGGCTTCTGGAGTAGCTTGCCAGCGTTGCAACTCACCCGGAAACTCTGCCTCAATCTCTGACTCTAGCTTGCCTTCCCACAAACCATGACTGATTTCTTGCAAGGTATCGTCGAGCTTTAATTCAATAGCGGGGTGGTGTTGCAGAATAATCTCTGCTGTTTCTTTGGGCCGCTGCATTGAGCTACTCACTGCCGCATCGATGCTAATGGAGCGCAAAAACTCTGCCGCTTGTCCAGCTTGCTCACGCCCATTGTCGTTGAGTGGGACATCAATTTGACCTTGGAAGCGCTTCTGTCGATTCCATTCTGTCTCCCCGTGCCGCACTAGCAAAAGGCGGGGTCCCTTTTGTCCAGAGCGACGCTTTGGCAACGGTTCGCCAAAGTGAGCTGTCAAGTTCAAAGACTCTACCTGCACAGGCGCGTCTAAGCCACCTGCAAAATTCAAGACTGTAATGCCGCAGTTAGACTGCTGCAAAGATTGGTAGCGATCGCAATCTAGACCAATGGCGGTGCTGATCAAAGCTCGATTAATACCGCTGTGAGCGACGACCAGAATGGTTTGATCCCCATGCCGAGGTAAAACTTCTTGCCAAAACTGTCGAGCTTGTTCGTAAAGCGCTGGAACTGGAAAGAAATCAACTGTACCGTTGGGGCCAGGGATTTCCATCCGCAGCTTGTGGGGTTGGTCTCGCCACAACTGGATGTCATCGGGGAATTTGGCTTCGACCTCATCAAACAATATGCCTTCCCAGAGCACCAGATTGATTTCCTTGAGGTTGTCGGTTAGCTGGATTTCGGGCGGATAGTGAGTAGCCGTCGGAAAGCAGGAAAGAGCTAGCTGAGCGGTTTCTTTGGCTCGTTTCAGCGGGCTGCTATATACCGCATCGAAGGTGAGGCCACTCAAAGCTGCCCCCACCTGTTGAGCCGCAGCACGACCTACTTCAGTTAAGGTTGATTGGTCACAGTGACCCTGAACACGGCGCTCAACGTTATAGCTACTCTCGCCGTGGCGCACAAGAATGACACGAGTACTCAGGGCTTTATCCTCCAATCAAATCAGGGCAGGGGTGTAAGAAATAGAGCGATCGCCAACGATGCAGACTCTTTAAAACAAGACCAGTAGAAAACAAGACCAGAAGAATTTTACCCCGTTGAGGAGACGCGCTGGATCATGAAAGATACGGTCTAGCCCGCTGTTTGTACTAGCCGCGATCGCCTATCTCTCCTGAAAAGCTGATGGCTCTAACTGCTGATAGGCCACGGAGCAGGACTAGCAATGAGATAATGCCTTTGAGGCTGATTAACATTGCACTCACATTAGATTGAGCTGAACGGGTTCATCACTCCAAATTGGGGGTGAAATCACTGCACTTGCTGCTGGGGAAGGGAATGAGACTGAAGCAATTGATTTTAGGGATTCTGACGATTATTGCGATCGCTTTTATTGGTTTATCTTTAGCCCAAAGCTGGAGCCAGCCTCAAGTTCAGAGCCGTCTAGAACTCTATCAAACCAATCTGTTGCTGCACGCTTCCGAGTGGCAAGGCGATGCCAACAGCGATGTAGATCTCAAAGTGGCACGGGATAAATTGATTGGGGATGAACCCGTCAAAGCTGCCTTAAAGCAGTACCAAGAGGCTCGCCAATCGGTAGCAGGCACTTTAAACAAGTTGCAAGCGCGATCGCAACCCACTTTAGATCGCCCATTGGATCGCACCTTAAAGCCAGAAACACAGCCTAAAGTGGCTCCAGCTACAGAAACACCTGCCCCCAAAACTCAAGCCCAACAAAGCCAAGAACCCATCACTCAGATGAATCGCCTCATTCGTGAGTTGGACTTGCGGTTAGGGGTTTTGCAGGCCCAGCAGGGAAAAACTGATGCAGCTTTAGCAACCTGGAACCAGTTGATTGACACCACTCAATCGAGTAGCCGATTTGGCAGCTTGGGCAATACAGCAACCGCTTTAGTCGGATTGTGGAGTTCTCCTCCCCGACTACTACCCGATGCCGAACTCCAAATCAAACAAGAATTAGATGGCTGGTTTCGCTACCAAGCTCTGACGCGATTGTACGCACTGCAACAGCGCCAAACTAGCCTCAGCGAATTGCAAACTACCGAACAAGACCTAGCTCAGCAAGCCGCTTTTAAGTTGTTAATTATTGCTGGGATTCCAGTCTTTGGCTTTTTGATTGGCATCGCCATTTTGATCTATTTAGTCGTGCAGTGGCTGCTGAAAGGAAAACAAGCCCTGTTAGTGCAAAATGAAACCTTGACTTGGCCAACCTCTTGGGGTGGCGAAACTATTTGGCAAGTTTTAGTCCTGTTTTTCGTGGGGCAATTCTTTGTCGGCCAAATTGCCTTACCCGTAGGTCTTCAGATTTTAGGCATTAACCCCGCTAGCTTTGATAGTCGGACGCAAGCTATTTATATTCTGGCTGTGTATGCCTTGCTGGTGACTGTTGGGCTTCTGGTTCTCTACAGCTCTTTAAAGCCCTTCCTACCCTTACCTGAAGGCTGGTTTCAGATCAATGGCCGAGGCAGGTGGTTCTGGTGGGGGCTAGGCGGTTATTTCATGGCCCTCCCTCTAGTGATTTTGGTGTCGTTGATTAACCAACAGTTTTGGCAAGGGCAGGGAGGCAGCAATCCCATTTTGCCGATTGTGCTAGAGGGCCGAGATAATGTGGCCTTGGTAATCTTTTTCCTGACCGCCTCGATCGCGGCTCCTTTATTTGAGGAAGTAATGTTTCGAGGGTTTCTGCTACCCTCGCTAACCCGCTACGTGCCCGTTTGGGGAGCCATTACTATCAGTGCTTTTCTATTCGCCCTTGCTCACCTAAGCCTGTCAGAAATATTACCGCTGATGGTTTTGGGAATGGTGCTGGGGTTTGTCTACACGCGATCGCGCAATCTCCTTGCTCCCATGCTGATGCACAGTCTTTGGAATAGTGGCACCTTGCTGAGCCTCTTTATTCTGGGCAGTGGCTCGACTTAAGCTGAGGCATTTAGTTGAGATAAAAAATTCGAATCAGAGACGAGTAGGTTTCCGTTTCTCGTTAATTGCGTGGTGTAGTTGGGCATACTGACTGCGGAATCAATTCATACCCGCTTTTCAAGGAGACCTACTTAAATGACTAGCTCCAATCAAGCTGACAAGAAAACCGCTGCCGGCATTTGTGGCATTTTGCTGGGAGCCCTCGGTGTTCACAAATTCATTTTGGGCTACAACACCGAAGGCATTATTATGCTGCTCGCAACTCTGCTCACCTGTGGTATTGGCGGAGCCATTATGGGAGTGATTGGTTTGGTAGAAGGAATTATCTACCTCACCAAGTCGGATGAAGAATTCGTCAGCACCTACATATTGACTAAGAAAGGTTGGTTCTAGAGAAACCTGGGCCTGGTTTCAACTATGTTGGCATTCTCCAAACATGCTTTATCTCGCCAAGGACGGCTCATTCGTTGGGGAGTATTGGGCCTATGTGCTGCGCCCATTGCAGGAGCTTACTGGTATAGCCAAGGCTACCGCTTACCCTTTCTAGGCTGTCCCATCCGAAATTTAACAGGGATTCCTTGTCCTACCTGTGGCATGACCCGATCGTTTATGGCGATCGCTCATGGTGATTGGAATCAGGCTTTAGTTCATCACTTGTTTGGGCCTGTGCTTTTTGTAAGCTTGGCGATCGCAGCAGTACATCTATTGGCTGAACTTGTAGTAGGACGACGGATTACGACTGGCTATTCTGCCCTGATTAGTCAACGGCAAGTGCATTGTCTGGGGCTGGCAATGTTTTTGGGCTACCATGTTTGGCGACTTTACGGCTTGTCCCAATCAGGCGAACTAAGTCTGGTGTTTCTTCAATCCCCTCTAGGGCACCTGCTATTCGCTAGCCCAGGCATGGCTTAGATTCTTTTCTCTTTAAGTCAAGTACAACTGAAGGTTTGTTATTAGGTAGGCTCCGATGCTAGCGCTCAAACGTAAAAGGCTACTGTTCACTCTTTTGTTGGCACTGATTGGGGCAGGTTACTTTAGCGCCATGTCCACGATAGAAGTAGTGCCATTCTTAAAAAGCTCTATTGCTCTGCTACCGATTCAAGTTGGAGCTTTGATTTATCTGTTTATGTTTCGACGCGAAAGCAATTGAGATTCTAAATTTAGGCTTGGGAGTAAAAAACTCAGCATTTTTACGGCAATTTTTGGAGTCTTCGCCTACCCTCTAAAGAAGAGATGCCAATTTAGGTATCCCATGATGGCGGTAGATCGAGAAGCTTATGCAACTGACTCCAGACCAAATTGTTGCAACTCCAACCTCCCCAGAAATTGTGACTTTAGAAGTTGCGGGGATGAAGTGTGCAGGCTGTGTCCGAACCGTAGAACAGCGGCTCAGTCAGCATCCGGGAGTGATTTCCGCCTCAGTCAACTTAGTAACTGAGGTCGCAACAGTTGAGTGTGAAGCAGGAATTGCTAATCCTGCTATTTTGGCTCAAGCAGTGACCGAAGCGGGCTTCCCGACACAAGCTAGATATGCAGCCACAGCCACTGATGCAACGGCTGGAGTTGGTTTTGCTCCAAGCTTTAGAGAACGGCATCAACTTGAAATTCAACAACAAACCCGTCAAACTGCGATCGCGGGTCTGCTCCTATTCCTGTCTGGGCTAGGCCATCTGGGGCAATGGGGATGGTTAACTCTTCCGGGTCTCAGCAATATTTGGTTCCATTGGGGTCTAGCCACACTGGCACTTTTGGGGCCTGGACGTTTCATCTTAGTAGAAGGCTGGCGAGGGCTACGACGCAACGCCCCCAACATGAATACACTCGTCGGTTTAGGCACCTTCACCGCTTACACTGCCAGTTGTATTGCCCTGTTCTTTCCCAGATTGGGCTGGGAGTGTTTCTTTGATGAACCCGTGATGTTAGTGGGGTTTATCTTGTTAGGCCGTACCTTAGAGCAGCGAGCTAGGGGCCGAGCTGTTGCCGCTTTTGAAGCTTTGGTAGCGCTTCAACCTCGGGTTGCCCGACTGATCCCCCAACCCACAATTGACCCTAGCAATCAAACTGCGATCGCCTCGCAAACCTGTGTCGAAATTCCGGTGGAGCGAGTCCGAGTGGGAGAGTGGCTCCAAGTGCTACCGGGAGAAAAGATGCCTGTAGACGGCAAATTGGTGACTGGGCAAACTACAGTCGATGAGTCGATGCTGACTGGCGAATCGTTACCTGTGCTCAAGCAGCCTGGGGAGCTGGTCGCAGCAGGCACCCTGAACCAATCAGGAGCGATCGCTATCCAAGCCACCCGCACAGGCAAGGACACGACGCTGGCTCAAATCATTGCTCTAGTAGAAACGGCTCAAACTCGCAAAGCCCCGATTCAGCATTTGGCCGACATCGTGGCTGGGTACTTCACCTACACAGTCATGGCGATTGCGGCTGTTACCTTTGCTTTTTGGTACGGGATCGGCACCCATCTCTGGCCCGAAGTTTTGAGCCACCACGCAACGATCGCTTCCCTCACGACTCATGCTCACCTGATGCAGCAGAGCCACTTAGCAGACTTGCCGACGCAGACCTCGCCATTATTGTTAAGCCTGAAATTGGCGATCGCTGTGTTGGTCGTTGCCTGTCCCTGTGCGTTAGGCTTGGCGACTCCGACCGCAATCTTGGTGGGTTCTAGTTTAGGGGCTGAACAGGGATTGTTGATTCGAGGGGGCGATGTCCTGGAGCAGGTGCATCACCTCGACACCATTGTGTTTGACAAAACTGGCACTCTGACAGCGGGTCAGCCGACGGTTACCGATTGTTTACCTCTAGTCACTGCTAGTGCCGATCTTGAACCACTCTCTCCCCAGGATTTATTACAGTTTGCTGCCACGGTTGAAAGTGGTGCCCGTCACCCCCTAGCCGCCGCAATCTTACAGCAAGCCCAAGCTCGGAATTTAGATCTTCTACCTGCCAAAGATTTCCACACAGAACCGGGGTTGGGAGTTTCGGCATTAGTCAGCGATCGCCCAGTGGTGCTCGGCAATGCTGATTGGCTGCGCCAGCAAGGCATTCCTGTGAGTGACCTAGCCCAGCATCAAGCAGAAATATTAGCAAAAGCTGGCAAAACGGTGGTCTATGTTGCGATCGCAGGGACACTAGCGGGGTTGATTGCTGCCGTTGATCCCCTGCGGCCTGATGCTTGTGCCACTGCCAAGCAGCTTCAGCAAATGGGCTTACGTGTTTATCTCTTAAGTGGCGATCGCTCCGAAGTCGCAGCCACCGTTGCTCAAGCGGTTGGAATTCCTCCGGAGAACGTGCAGTCTGAGATCCGCCCAGCCGGAAAAGCAGCCGCGATCGCTCAGCTACAAACCCAGGGGCATCGAGTCGCAATGATGGGGGATGGCATCAATGATGCGCCTGCCCTAGCGCAAGCAGATATTGGTATTTCTCTGTATTCGGGTACCGATGTTGCTGTGGAAACCGCCGAGATTGTGCTGATGCGCGATCGCCTGATGGACGTTGTACGATCAATTCAACTGAGTCGCGCTACCTTTAACAAAATCCGTCAGAACTTATTCTGGGCCTTTGCTTACAATGTGCTGGGTATTCCCTTGGCTGCGGGTGCGCTTCTAGTAACCACAGGGTTTGCTCTAAGTCCAGCAGCAGCGGGCGCTATGATGGCTTTCAGTTCTGTCAGTGTAGTCACCAATTCACTTTTACTTCGCTATACTCACGCTGCTAAAGGAGATGAAACGAACCCAACCTCCTTTCATGTCTAAGATCATCTGCTAGCTCCAAAAAGTAACAGCGATCGCTAAAGCTTCAAATATTAGTTTTGCATGCTAGTTTTGAAGCACTATTACGCTCAAAAGCCTGTTCGGATGGGTAACCTTAAGACATAGCTTATATTAGTGGTTTCCAGGCACAAAATCTTCAGAATCTCGTCAGGCTCTACATTATAAGTTCTAACTATTTGAAATTCCCACGGCCTTATGTCTTCAGCACTTAAGCAAAATCATCTTTTAATCATCGAAGATGACAAGGGGCAACGACACTTTACCCTTGACGGTTCGGTCTATACAATTGGCAGAGATTCTAAATGTAATATCTGTCTCGCCTCTCTGTTTGTTTCACGGCGGCATGCCACCTTAGTCAAACTGCCTAAGGAAAACGGCAGCTATTACTACCGCATCCAGGATGGGAGCCTGAAAGGTAAACCCAGTGTGAATGGGCTGCTGATTAATGGATACAAGCTGCAAGGCCATGACTTGCAAACCAAAGATGTAGTTGTATTTGGCCCTTCGGTGCGAATTATTTACTTTGTTTTAGAAGAAGATGAACTGGCCAACTTAGATCCTGATGAGCTTGATATCCCAGAATTTGATGTGACATTAATTGATCCTAAAATGGTAGGAGTTTCTTCCGAAGATTGAGGGTTGTCTTTATACCCTAATATTCTTGATGGCAATCTTACGTTACTGACCAG
This region of Trichocoleus desertorum NBK24 genomic DNA includes:
- a CDS encoding DUF2752 domain-containing protein codes for the protein MLAFSKHALSRQGRLIRWGVLGLCAAPIAGAYWYSQGYRLPFLGCPIRNLTGIPCPTCGMTRSFMAIAHGDWNQALVHHLFGPVLFVSLAIAAVHLLAELVVGRRITTGYSALISQRQVHCLGLAMFLGYHVWRLYGLSQSGELSLVFLQSPLGHLLFASPGMA
- a CDS encoding FHA domain-containing protein, giving the protein MSSALKQNHLLIIEDDKGQRHFTLDGSVYTIGRDSKCNICLASLFVSRRHATLVKLPKENGSYYYRIQDGSLKGKPSVNGLLINGYKLQGHDLQTKDVVVFGPSVRIIYFVLEEDELANLDPDELDIPEFDVTLIDPKMVGVSSED
- a CDS encoding cation-translocating P-type ATPase, which codes for MQLTPDQIVATPTSPEIVTLEVAGMKCAGCVRTVEQRLSQHPGVISASVNLVTEVATVECEAGIANPAILAQAVTEAGFPTQARYAATATDATAGVGFAPSFRERHQLEIQQQTRQTAIAGLLLFLSGLGHLGQWGWLTLPGLSNIWFHWGLATLALLGPGRFILVEGWRGLRRNAPNMNTLVGLGTFTAYTASCIALFFPRLGWECFFDEPVMLVGFILLGRTLEQRARGRAVAAFEALVALQPRVARLIPQPTIDPSNQTAIASQTCVEIPVERVRVGEWLQVLPGEKMPVDGKLVTGQTTVDESMLTGESLPVLKQPGELVAAGTLNQSGAIAIQATRTGKDTTLAQIIALVETAQTRKAPIQHLADIVAGYFTYTVMAIAAVTFAFWYGIGTHLWPEVLSHHATIASLTTHAHLMQQSHLADLPTQTSPLLLSLKLAIAVLVVACPCALGLATPTAILVGSSLGAEQGLLIRGGDVLEQVHHLDTIVFDKTGTLTAGQPTVTDCLPLVTASADLEPLSPQDLLQFAATVESGARHPLAAAILQQAQARNLDLLPAKDFHTEPGLGVSALVSDRPVVLGNADWLRQQGIPVSDLAQHQAEILAKAGKTVVYVAIAGTLAGLIAAVDPLRPDACATAKQLQQMGLRVYLLSGDRSEVAATVAQAVGIPPENVQSEIRPAGKAAAIAQLQTQGHRVAMMGDGINDAPALAQADIGISLYSGTDVAVETAEIVLMRDRLMDVVRSIQLSRATFNKIRQNLFWAFAYNVLGIPLAAGALLVTTGFALSPAAAGAMMAFSSVSVVTNSLLLRYTHAAKGDETNPTSFHV